The Camelina sativa cultivar DH55 chromosome 16, Cs, whole genome shotgun sequence sequence TCCAGTTTCCGTGTCTTTGACCAAGGTGAAACCTCTTAGGGGCGGCCCAAAGCTCCCTGATATCTGCCTCTGTCAATAAATAAGGAAACCCACCCACAAATATGCGTTCAGGAACCTCAAGCCCACCACAAGACCCCTGTAAAGCTTTACGTTGAACTGCACCCTCTTGGATTGTTGTACGTCTAGCTGCAAGTGTCATAAAGCCCATCTTAAGACCGTCGAAGCACAAACAATATCTGTTACCGAAGGATCTTGGTAAACACATAACACATATCCCTTTGAGTCTCCAGTTTGCCTGTCTTTGACCAAGTTGAAACCTCTTAGTGGCCCAAAACACTCCATAAGCTCCCTGATCTGTGTCCCCGTGAAGTCATGGGGAAACCCGCCCACAAATATGCTGTCAGCGCCGTCTGATGCCATTGCGTTTAATAGCCTATGTTCTTACCTAATCCTATCTATCCGCTTCTTGGCTAAATTGGAAAACctagtttagatttttcttcctctctttctatTTATACGCAAACGAGCCGACAAAGAACGAAAACATCAAACCGACGTAGGATTTAAAGTGGTTCAGTAACCGGTtgtaaaccaaactaaaccgaaaAAGATTTCCAAATTGGTTCAGCTTAGGAAGGCTATTGATATCCAAATTGAACCACAAActatgtaataaataaaaatgtcagagttgtattttttttggtaatattacTACTAGTAAGGAAGGAGAAACATGAGATAGACAGACAACtcaaaaattgaattataaaacCACCCGGAAACTCAAAGTTCTTTGAGTACAGTTTCACATTTAGCTTCCAATATCTTCACAGCTTCAGTGAAGAGAACGTCTGGAGGAAGTGATCCGGTGGACTCGATGTTaactgagagaaagaaaaaaaaaagataataagaaCTCAGTTACCGTTTTTTTCATATCATGAATCGGACAGCTAAAGGAATGGTTTTATTCTTTCTCCTCTTACATATAAAATGATTCTTGACACTGCCTAGATCCACAAGTTCTATCAAATCATCGTCTCTTATGCATTCCTTAGACATCGTGCACTTACGTGGCTGTGCTACAATTGCCCTTTTCTTACCTGTATTCAACAAGTCagtatgaaatataaaaaaaacttacaaattcCAAGTTCTATAATAGGTTTCATCAGATTTTGGTGTTAACAAGTGAGAAGAATTGAAGGGAACTTGGGAAGGTTTATTAAACTTCACCTTTGCCCATGTCTTCAATGTCGAAAACTTTTGGGCAGATTTTTACAAGTCGTTCAGCAAGCTCATCCTCAACTTCCCCAAGTAGATCCACCTAAGATAATATAAACATAagcatttaaacaaaaaaaaaggaataggATGAGgcaaaaataaaggaaagagcTATATTTCCCCACAAAGTATGATAGATTTAGGTATAAACTTGTCACCTTCGGATGCATTCTATACCAAGCTGTCGCTACAGGGGACCACTTTGCATGTGTTTTACCAATGCCCTTAACCGCATGAGCTTCGAGCTCGATTTCCTAGAAATAGAGATAAAAAGAAGACGCATCTGTTTCATCTCTCATTGCAAATATAGCCCGCTTAGTTGGTGTATAGAAAGAGAAGGTATAGAAACACTACCTGACCAGGGGCAAGTTTTGCTATTAAGATTTGAAGGTCGCTCGGAGTGATAGGATTATTAGCAAATTCGGGTAAGGAATCTTGACTGCAACTAAATGAAGTGTAAGTTTTTGGCTTTGACGTTGAACCTCCAGATTCTTTCAATAACTCACTTCCATTTGGTAACCATTTCAAATCGCTGGTTAAGACTACAAGAAGATAGAAAGACATCTTTCATGAGAGATTGAGCTGATAATAAAACAAGGAATGCATCTATCTGATGCTAACTAAAGAACAGATATTACCTTGTTGacgtgttttatttttggcacATTTGACATGGAGTTTGAACACAATGGTGTTCTTTTCATTCGGCTGATCATTTTCTATCACACAGAGATATAAAGAATCAAGCTAACAAGAAGAAATATTTGCTTATGGAGATGGATCACACGCCACTGAATATATATTCTTACCGGATAAATATTCAAAGAGCCTTGGATCTGCAGCAATTGGAATAAGACCCATCCTGTGAGCAAGAACTTCATCTATAATAACCGATGTGTTGTTTGCTATTAATACTTTTTCAATAGCCATTGTAGGAAGCTGcagtaaagaaagaaagaaacacttCAACCAcacaaaaattacaacaatCAGGGATTGGTCAGAGGTTGTGTGAAGAGTGTAACAGACCTCAGCTATAAGGATCCTTCGGAATGCATTGGCAAAAGCTGCATCGATACCAATCATATCAAACTCCATATCTCTCTCTGTGAGACTAATCACATCAACTTTGAAATTCTCATAGAAGTTTCCTAGTTTGACACTCTCTCCCATAGAAGGAACATAGCTGGCATTCGCAGTCTACAGAAAACACAAAGACACAAGATAAAGGACTTGAATTTTAAAACCATCATCTGGATTTTGACAAAAAAGACTAAACCCATGGGAGTAAGTAATCTTGTAAAACTCTAAGACCAAACTCACAAATTCACGGCTTTTCAcatgaaaaaagaagaacttTTTAGTTATTACTATGAATCATGAGCACAGCAACGACAAAACTCTTAAGATATAAACTCACAAAGTCACGGCTTTTCACAGGAAAAAGATGAACCATTGAGAAAAGCAACAAACTTTGCTAACTAGATGAGCTCAGAACCAACGTTAAAGAGCATAAGAGACTTGTTAATTTTGATCCAGAGAAGAGTTCGTTCTTACAAGAGGATTGCTTTTAGAGACGACGCGAGTTTGTTGCAGATGGGGAGGAAGTCCGGTAGGGACGTCGGGGAGATCGTTAATGTTGAAATTCTTGGCGAATCGCTTTTCTTCTTTAGTCGCCATCCTTGTTCGTGTCTAGGTCTACAGCAGAAGAACTAGGGTTTATCAGCTTTCAAATTGAAACAGAGAAGCTTAAGGGTTTACAAAGGAGGCTACAGGGAATGAGAAAAGCAGTAGTTTTTGGgttgaaggaagaagctttaCCTGTGGCTGAGAGATTGAGCgattttgggagagagagagtaggCGGCGGCGAGGGGATGACAACAAACGGCGAAGGGTTTTGAAAAAAGCCGCTGTTTTTATTACAATCCCCTTCTTGGCTTCTTCGGTTTGGTTCGAATGTTGGGAAACCTCATACCaaacaatttaattttagaaaaaaattcattaaaagtttaaaacacacCCAActtatttatctattttcaccaaaatacaagcattttttaaaaaaaatgtatttattaaattttcaagggagattctcaaaagttaaaaatagcatcaaaataagttttttgtGTTCCAAATGTAGCaaaacatctctaaaattctaaaatagcactatatttcaaaattcatctttcaaaattaaattctaaattccaaatactaaactctacccctcaaaactataccctaaatgtgaaattgtgaacccaaacctaaaaaaaaaattctaaaatgaattttaaacatttttatgtgttaaatagtgctaattttggaaatttatagaATGTGTGttataattgtccataaaacttgttttagtgttattttagggtatttctcaacTAAAGTATTTTATGACATCATGACCTCTAAATTTGTGTTCTTGGATAAGAGACTCTTAAGAGGCATAATTAGATGGTGTATTAAATCTAgcattttaagtaatttttgtgtgaaatttacaaattaatctatgttattcaatcattgatatTAAAAAGAGTCTATGAATTCTAGTTTTATAATTCAAAATCTACTTCAAAAAATCTGATGTCATCGAAAAcattttgatgatttgatttatattgattttgaaagatttgagaaCATTTCTTTagctaaaatacaaaaattcaaatatcatGACTTTAAGTACGATTTGAAAGTATGATTTAAAcgtatttacaataaattatatcaaattccctaaaatcatcaaaattaaataaaaactcattaaaatccaaattatatACTCCCTCTTATAagatcttttaagttttttttttgtttttgttcaattttataagattttctcaagtttttatgcactttttatattaattaaataatttttgaatatttaaattctgttctcttttttattattattattggttgaattttgttaactaataacatatttattgttttataatttttttgtgctTTTAGCCAAGAAAAACCTCAATGAGACAGAGGAAGTAAAATACTACATTCAATACACTCTCTTAGTAT is a genomic window containing:
- the LOC104752751 gene encoding DNA-directed RNA polymerases I and III subunit RPAC1 gives rise to the protein MATKEEKRFAKNFNINDLPDVPTGLPPHLQQTRVVSKSNPLTANASYVPSMGESVKLGNFYENFKVDVISLTERDMEFDMIGIDAAFANAFRRILIAELPTMAIEKVLIANNTSVIIDEVLAHRMGLIPIAADPRLFEYLSENDQPNEKNTIVFKLHVKCAKNKTRQQVLTSDLKWLPNGSELLKESGGSTSKPKTYTSFSCSQDSLPEFANNPITPSDLQILIAKLAPGQEIELEAHAVKGIGKTHAKWSPVATAWYRMHPKVDLLGEVEDELAERLVKICPKVFDIEDMGKGKKRAIVAQPRKCTMSKECIRDDDLIELVDLGSVKNHFIFNIESTGSLPPDVLFTEAVKILEAKCETVLKEL